The sequence attttccttccttccttccttccttccttccttccttccttccttccttccttccttccttccttccttccttccttcctccctctttctctctctccctctttctttctttctttctttctttctttcctcctccctccctcctccttccctccctctttctttctttctttctttctctctctttctttcttttcctccctccctccctccctccttccctccctcctttccttccctctctccttccccctacAAATTTTCAAAGTGATTAAAatgtaatttccttccttccttccgccgatccatctatccattcctcCATCCTTACTTCCCTctatcctccttccttttctgatGCTCCCTTCAAATTTGCGATGCaattaaatctgatttttttctctctctctttgctttcCTGTcgcaatgattttttaaaacttagAAGATATTCCAATAGCTCCAGTCACTTCTTCCTGGACGAACTGAGAGCTCGAAAAATGTCAGCAGCAACAAAAACAAACTCCTGCCTTCCCCTCTGGGCCGAGGAAGTTGACTTCAGAAGTGGTTCCAGAGGTAGCATCTCAGAAAGGACCCGACTGAGAATCTCTGCCCTCTCCTGAATAGGGGGACGTGGTCCCAGAAGATCCAAAAGAGAGCCACCAAAGGAAAGAGGGGCCCCCTGAGTGTTCAGCCATTGAGAGACCAGTCTCAGAAGACACATCTGGAACCAAGCATGGTTCCTTGACCACAAAGGAGAAGGTACATCTATCCTCAGTGGACCAACATTGCAGAGAACCTCCAGCTTTGCCTCAAGTCCCGAACGAGGAGACCTTCAAGCCAGACCAGCCTTCATTTCCAGTTAGAGAAGCTGAAGGACACCCAACCACTCAATCAACCACTCGTGGAGAACAGAAGCAACAGCAGAAGAAGCAAGCCAACCAGTGGCTCCCCAAGTAATCCCTGATAGATGAGATCAAGAAGCTCTGCTCTACCCTATCTCCATCTCAAAGCCATTGTCCTTCTTTCGGGTGGCTTCCCACCTTATTTCGTTGACCAACCTCTTTCCATTTTGTTCTATTCTGACAACCAACGTCTCTTTTCCTTGACTAATATCAGTGTCTCCAGAGTCGTTCTGAAGGCGTCACAACTGGTTTGATGTCACTGAGAAGCACAACGCAACTCTTGGGATGGTTAAAAGATTGAGCATGGTTGGGATTCCTTCTCTAGGACAATGGCCAGCCTAGATGGTCTTTGATTGCCCTCTGCTGATGTGACAAGGAACTTCTAAAGCTCCCGGTTTAAACACAATTCAGGTGCTCCATACTAACCAATGATGGCTTCCTGATTATGTTGGATTATCATCaccagaagctttcaagaagagactgggctgccatctgtcagaaatggtgtagcctaggggtctgcaaccttaaacactcaaagagccatctggacccatttcccacagaaaagaaaacaccgggagccacaaaacccttcccgtgcctgactatttcttcagcggccacaaaactagcatatgtagttgaattaaacgttccgttttcttctgaaacttttcttttcttggactgATCCATGGTTGGCCCAACGGGGGTTGAAAAACTCCATAAATCATGTACCGACGGGTATCGCACATcggtggttgtgacgcatattttgagtgacagggagccgcagcagaggggtgaaagagccacacacggctccagagctgcaggttgctgacccctggtgaagggtctcctgcttggatggggagcgggttggactagatgacctacaaggtccctttgttAATCTGTCAGAAACCAGATGAGTTTCTGCAACCTGCTTGCTCTCAGTTGCCCTAGAAATGGGGAGGGGAGCACAGGCGTTTGGGATGGGGAAGCCAGCTGGTGTGAAATAGTCCCACAccaggtgggttctatttacctttactaccggtttgcaacgggagcacgCGCAGGCACACGcaattctgagcatgcgcagaagtccCTCGATGACGTCGGGgccggtgggcggagtctcccatcggttttactaccagttctatagaactggacagaaaTGGGAGCAACTCGCCACTGGTCCCATGAGAACTGGAAGGGAGGTGCGCACGCATAAATTATGGCGCTGCTGAGCGGAGTTGTTTATACTTCTTCAAGGCCAACCATCCTGAGACTCCAGATACGAGAAATACCTGCAGAGGATCTTTCCCATAACATACTACTGGATGCTGATTGGACTCTCAGTGCTGGAACCTGGGAGTGTGTGTGAGAGTTATCATTTCAACCTTAGTACAAGTacctctttcttgagttttgaacggaGGCAGGCCCGACAGTCTCCTTCGACAGGGTGAAAGACAGCCTTGCCAAAATATATAAGATTCAACTTTTTCCCTTCTAGCGGAATTTCCGAACATTAGGAGTGGAATAGTCGATTCTTTAAATTGTCTTTAATTGTCCTTCTGGAAGCCGAGTTTCTAGAAATCCAGACAGTTCTCTGTTCTAGGGTTCTCCAAGTTTTCTTGCACCTCAATCCAGAAGACCATAGTTTAattctgctgctaccgaatacctctcaccgacccgtgcgctctcacagagagggactcctcagggtgccgtcggcgcgacagtgtcgtctggcgacgcccaggggaagcgccttctctgtgggggctcccgccctctggaacgaacgccccccaggactccgtcaacttccggacctccgaacctttcgtcgcgagcttaaaactcacctattcatctgcgctggactggattagtttttaaacttatgggtttttaatgggttttactctaaattttaatcatggccaatttaataagttttttaattatatttttaatcgtatttatattgtattattttgtattttttatcaggctgtgaaccgccctgagtccttcgggagaagggcggtataaaaatttaaataaataaataaataaataaataaataaataatttggggGATTCATTTTTTCGAATTTTTGATTCGGTACTGATGGTCTTGATTAAAAACATGAGTTTAGGATTCTCACATGCGCTTCACAATTTTATGCAGAGGAAATGATTTTGGAAATAACTCCATAAACATGTAATGATGGTCCATCCACCCCAATGTTCTACAGAGGACAACCAAGTGAATGGCTTGGTTCATGTAATCCACACGTCTAACCACCATACCTGGCTTGTTCTATTCATTACTATTGTGACATGAGAGTTACCATAGAGTAACTCTCATCATTCCATAGggtcctgcccctcccccataatATGATGAGTTCAGCACAAGAAAGAACTTTCTAGAGGCCCGAAGCTATAGACCTGGTATTCTCCTTCTGCCCCCTACTGGTGTGAAAAGGAACCATCCTagacaaaaaaaatctcattaattCACAGTTAATGGGGATTCAGGTTCTTCCAGGTCCCCAAGCCTTCCTTGCTGTCAAAGGGACAGGCCTCAAATTCAGACTCACAATTGATATTGTTCCCTTGAACTCATCTGGAAGGAAAAATAACACCCATCTTGGCTACCCGAACATTCTTGGCCATGGTCTTCAACTTTGGCATCATGTCAACTCTGGATAAATATCCCTGCCTGTATTCAtcatttgccttttctttttatttaatgtcTCTCAAGCTCTTGATTTTTATAAAAGCTTTCCTCttctacaatagaatagaatagaatagaatagaaaagaagagaagagaagagaagagaagagaagagaagagaagagaagagaagagaaaagaatttttattggccaagtgtgattggacacacaagaaatttgtcttggtgcatatgctctcagtgtacacaaaagaaaagataccttcatcaaggtacaacatttacaacacaaatgatggtcaaatgatggtcaagaagcaacagatggaaactgatcaaggagagaagcaacttagaactaaggagaaatttcctgacagttagaacaatcaaccagtggaactacttgcctccagaagttgcgaatgtccaacattggacgtttttaagaagatgttggataatcttctgtctgaagtggtgtagggtttcctgcctaagcaggggggctggactagaagacctccaaggtccctcccaactctgttcttctatttctatttcatggCCATCTTAATTTTCATCCTCTGGTGGTAACATAGGAAGATGGACAAATGAGTGTAGAAGAAAGTGTGAAATCTCAACTCTGACTACATGGTTGGCTTCAAAAGCTccataaatttctttttctttgactccagAGGTAGGTGGGAAGGAATTGGGAGAAGGAACCCCAGTATGCCAACCACTTTTGTGGGCATCTACCGTGCAAGCATCACAAAATGATCCCGGAacaccaaatctttttttttattttttttgctgtgtCAGCACATGCCAATCTGGCTGTCCATGACAGACAGCTGTGATGCAATCTTCTCATCCAATTAAGCTGGCGCGAGTAGAGAATTTATTCAGCCAAGGAATCCCAAACAGCGCAAATTAATTTACACCCCGAGTCTGCCTGTCTCTTGTAAATTCAGGTCAGATCCTTCGGTGGCTTTTTTTTGAAACTTAGGGGGAATCTGTCGTGTTGCTTCATTTTCAACAACTCGCTTGGCTTGGTTTCCTCATCGCCGgcatttctgttattcttttattactATGTCAGGATCCCTAgtttcatgtttatttttttaaaactgtgaCATTTGAACTCATCTGGAAGGAAAAATAACACCCATCTTGGCTACCCGAACATTCTTGGCCATGGTCTTCAACTTTGGCATCATGTCAACTCTGGATAAATATCCCCGCCTGTATTCAtcatttgccttttctttttatttaatgtcTCTCAAGCTCTTGATTTTTATAAAAGCTTTCCTCttctacaatagaatagaatagaatagaatagaatagaatagaatagaatagaatagaagagaagagaagagaagagaagagaagagaaaagaatttttattggccaagtgtgattggacacacaagaaatttgtcttggtgcatatgctctcagtgtacacaaaagaaaagataccttcatcaaggtacaacatttacaacacaaatgatggtcaaatgatggtcaagaagcaacagatggaaactgatcaaggagagaagcaacttagaactaaggagaaatttcctgacaggttagaacaatcaaccagtggaactacttgcctccagaagttgcgaatgttcaacattggacgtttttaagaagatgttggataatcttctgtctgaagtggtgtagggtttcctgcctaagcgggggggctggactagaagacctccaaggtccctcccaactctgttcttctatttctatttcatggCCATCTCAATTTTCATCCTCTGGTGGTAACATAGGAAGATGGACAAATGAGTGTAGAAGAAAGCGTGAAATCTCAACTCTGACTACATGGTTGGCTTCAAAAGCTccataaatttctttttctttgactccagAGGTGGGTGGGAAGGAATTGGGAGAAGGAACCCCAGTATGCCAACCACTTTTGTGGGCATCTACCGTGCAAGCATCACAAAATGATCCCGGAacaccaaatctttttttttattttttttgctgtgtCAGTACATGCCAATCTGGTTGTCCATGACAGACAGCTGTGATGCAATCTTCACATCCAATTAAGCTGGCGCGAGTAGAGAATTTATTCAGCCAAGGAATCCCAAACAGCGCAAAGTAATTTACACCCCGAGTCTGCCTGTCTCTTGTAAATTCAGGTCAGATCCTTCGGTGGCTTTTTTTCGAAACTTAGGGGGAATCTGTCGTGTTGCTTCATTTTCAACAACTTGCTTGGCTTGGTTTCCTCATCGCCGgcatttctgttattcttttattactATGTCAGGATCCCTAgtttcatgtttatttttttaaaattgtgacaTTGTGAGAACGTCTTGGCTGCGTGGGATACTCTgcgttctcttcttttcttctagcAGGGTTCCTATGTTTGTGTTGCGGGTCCCACCCACTCAGGACACACGGTAGACACCAAGATGGAGCCGCTGGGATGGGTTTCCTGCTTCATGTGACTGTACAAGCCTCGGCTGGCTTTCTAATGAGCGCGACTAATGAATTGCATGAGGCCGATTTGCATGTTTTTAAAGCGTCACATGCTTCGTTTCAGCTGAGTTTGGGTagagtcttttttatttttatttttgctaatcgctcgtaatggtatgtgagaacgGCCTTGGGAGACGGGAGGGAAAGATGCTGACTAGGAATggatcagataagagacagcctagccctcagctgcataatgggtggagaaaaagaaaagctcgGAAAGGACCCTCCCTAACTTCTCAGGTTATAAAAGAGATAGTGGGAGATTTGTGCTTTCAGACCTGCAAGGTTCTGTTAAGGTAGCCTTAATGATAAAGCAGAATTAGCTTCTCCAGGTTGAGTTTCCTGCCTGTTCTGTCTGAGAAGGCTGGCCTCATTCTTGCAATCTTGCAACGCAAAATCTCTTTCGCTTGTCTCTCATTTCCACCTAGCTTTAATTCCTTGAGAgtagcatattattattattattatgttatttacacaaaatgacagtatacacagcaaacgagattcttcttcttcttcttcttcttcttcttcttcttcttcttcttcttcttcttcttcttcttcttcttcttcttcttcttcttcttcttccttcttcctcctcctcctcctcctcctcctcctcctcctcctcctcctcctcctcctcctcctcctcctcctcctcctcttcttcttattattatctgGTCGTGCAGTCAGCCAGACTGGATTTGACCGTTTTTGGTCCTTCTCTGGAGTCATTCCCAAAGACCTGGGGTTAGGCAGATGTGGTTGTTTCATAGTGTTAAAGGTCTCTCGTCATAGGATGTAAGCTGCTTTGTAAAGCTGCCTTTTCCAATTGACCAAAGAGGCTTTTGTCAATGCCATCCATGTCGATGTATTATTGGTTATGGTTGGTTCCACAATCAACCAgacgttcagactggatttgggctTTTTTTTGTCCACCTCCTTCTCAAGAACCTGGGATTAGGCAGATGTAGATGTATGATGGTCCTTAAAAGTCTCTTTgctggatgtaagctgttctgagccAAGCTgcctttttgcaattgaccgatggggatTGTGTCAATGTCAATGACATTGATCAAATAGATCGTTTGGTCCATCTCTTCTCCTACAGCTTTGCTACCGGACACCATGGGGTTGAAAGAGGTGGGGCTGATGTCATTATTTTAGCTTTGTAACCCACCCCGCCCAACGAAAAATCTCAAAAGAGgtatattttctctcttttaagaGTTTCTCAACAACAAAATAAACTAGGTTGAGTTGAGAAGTTCTCCAAGGAGCTTCAAGGATGAGCCTCCGTCTCTGAAATCCTAATCCAATGTCTTCTTCCAAGATCCCATGCTGGCtctcctgtattttattttatttttttagaaaaaaaatatttttatttttaaacaaacaattcaTCATTAACCAATCAGTGTAACATCTGGGTACAACATTTTTTTATGTCTTCATATTCAAGATTTATCATCGTTTTCTTAGCACATATTTATCTTTCctcttacatttaaatttaatgtattacatttctctcatctttcttattTTGCCTATGGTCTATATTCAGTCTCCATCCATTGATAAAATTGCCCCCGTACGTTGAAATACTctgattcttccttccctctaattgctaatgttaatttactcattttttttatttgcatttatatcccgcccttctccgaagactcagggcggcttacactatgttagcaatagtcttcattctatttgtatatttatatacaaagtcaacttattgcccccaacaatctgggtcctcattttacccaccttataaaggatggaaggctgagtcaaccttgggcctggtgggacttgaacctgcagtaatctcaggcagctgctgttaataacagactgtcttaccagtctgagccacagaggcccctattagactttctgcacattctaatattttcttaatttgctctccctttgtaggaatttttttctgctttccaattttgtgcaaataccattCTTGCTGCCATCATCACGTATATAATCAAATATGTAccttctttactaaatttctccgGTAAGATACCCAACAGGAACAGCTCTGGTTTAAGGTCAGTATGCTGCTGTATCACTTTCTCTAGCCATATTCGAATTTTTCCCCAATAATTCCTGGCTGTTGGACATATCCACCATGTGCTGGCTCTCCTGTATTGCTGGGTGGAGAAACGAGAAACAAGTCAGCTGCTCAGACTTAATTGCCAATTCAGCAATCCCCGAATGTTTATCCTCTTTTCCACCCAGCCAGCGAAATCGACGAGGCTTTCTTCAAAGCAAAGGGCTTGGCCCGGGCTAGCTTCTAAATTACACCCACGAAGCTTTAATTCAGGGTTAAATGATCCCAATTTATGGTCAGCGCAATCTTGTGACttttcttccaattttctttcattaaaaagggaggcggaggaggagaaggagaaggaagtgaCATTGAGGGTTAGCAAACCACCCTATCATTCTCCCGAAATTGACACTTATTTGGGCGTCAACTTCTCAATCCTAGGAATGGAACGAAATAATTTCTACTGAGAAAAGGCTAGAGGGTTTCTCTTTTGCTATCCCAAACCCCAGCAAGCTACAAGGACCCGTCTTTGGGTAGGAAAACAACAGCACAGCATCTGCGATGGGCCCTCTTTGCAAAGACACTATGCGTATGCAAGGGGGACACGAtgaagtggctaagacgctgaacttgtcggttgaaaggtcggcagttcagcggttcgaatccctagtgctgccacgtaatggggtgagctcccgtgacttgtctcagcttctgccaacctagcagttcgaaagcaggttaaaaaaaaaatgcaagtagaaaaatagggaccacctttggtgggaagtcacagtgttccatgcgcctttggcgttgagtcatgccggccacatgaccacggagatgtctttggacagcgctggctcttcggctttgaaatgatgaacactgccccctagagtcgggaatgactagcacatatgtgcgaggggaacctttactttatgtGTGTGCAGGGCCGTCTTAACAACATTATGGGCCCCGGTCAAAGCAATGTACGACAACTACttgcaggaataaaaatgtaaaaggtcgataaaattaaacatatagatTTGCATGTCactcttaataaaaaaaatgcagtaaaatgtaataaatacgtTGCTGTATTTATGtgatacaaggtgcattgaagggttaacatacacagattaatATGGGGCCCCCTATGCTTGTGAGGCTCACAGGGAAAGTGCCCGTGCATTAAGACAGCcctgctgcgcatgtgcaaaggacAAACAAGGAGTTGTATGTTGGTTTCTGCTGGCTTATCGTGAAATATTGATCTTGTTGTCTTGCCGATGGGACTGCGTTTGTTTGCACGGCCCAGTTTTTGGCATGCCGTGGCCCACGGACaggaggttgggaacccctgcactGAACCAATGCAAAGCTGCCTTCTGAGTTTTGTATAAAAGAGCCCATCTTTTGTCAGGCGTTGTTTCCTTTGTGTCTTCCTATCGTTCTTCTGTTTTATAACAAAGGAGGGAGGCGAGCTGGAGAAGGAGGTGTATTGTAGCCATCTCAGCTAATAAGCAGTTGGGGTTGCAGAGACAAGCGAAATTCCTCCGGATGGAAAGATTTCCCGAGGCTTCcccaaaaatttaattaaaaaacacgATAGGATCACAAACACCTTGTTTGTGTACCTGAGACTACGTGCACGCAGTAGTTAACAACAGGTGTGggcctccttttttctttcctgaactgaaaataatttttctggactGAGAAGTTTGGAAACCAAATATTTCATCTTCTGCTTCCTGTTCCTGCTGCGTTCGCCTTTGGGCCTCATTCCAACGTTCGACTTTTGGCCTAATTTTCACAGACATCCTTTCCaaatgagagagaaggggaaacccacccacccccgcattTGTAAATACATTTTCTCATCTTGCTTTCTTCTTTCATCCATAGCCTCTGGGCATGGTGAGAAAGGCACTCTGTTCATTCTCAGAGGCCAGCCCAGCCCAGATCGTTTGTCCTGGGGACCCAAAGTTGCATCTCCAAGTCCAAATCTTGGTGCAGGGCGATCCTTAGCCCCGTTTGCAGGCAGGACAGAGGTTTCGCATTTGGGATAAACGAGGAAAATGAAATCATAATTGTCAACAATCCTCGACGAGGTTAAATTCAGCAAAAGGAGGGGGGGCGTTGTCCTTTCCTGCGAATGCATTAATTACCGAGCGGAAGTtctttgggttaaaaaaaaaaaaaagagatttctaGCCTGCCTTTGCCTTAGTgcggtttgtagccaaaacagtGTTTAACGCATTCCTGCTTTTTCAAATtggtttggaggggggggggagaaaggaaaataaaaacaagcaaataCCCCAAGAACACTGAGCAAGTTAGTTGACAAATCCACCGATTTATTTGGGAGTTTAAAAAAAGGGGGTGTGGCTGCCATAATTTTTGgtttgcctttttttcttctcttcctttcagaAAAAGGAGAAACTTCCGGTGGTTTTAAGTGTCCAATGAATGCAGGTTCCCCCACCTCCCATGCGCCTCCTCAATTGCTAATTTTTGTCACTGCTAGAAATGGCTGCATTGACATAAtttgggaaggagagaaagaagggaattcaAAAGTCAAATATTTGCAGtttggccaagaaaaaaaaaatcagaaataaaagATATCTTTTCTTGAGCATCTAAGGCGCTTTTAAAACTGCCTTTCCCTTTGGgctttgaattttaaaaagggaagggaaggaaggaaggaaggaacagagggagggaaggagggaaggagagagggagttgaaaggaagagaagggagggaagagaagagaatggaaggACGAAGGAAAGGAggataagggaaggaaggaagaaaagtgagaggaaggggaggagagggaatgaaggaaggtagatgaaggaaagatggaaggagtgaggaaaggagaaaaggaagggaaggaggaaaagaaagaaggaaggaaggaaagtgagaggaagggaaggaggaaaagaaagaaggaaggaaggaaggaaggaaagtgagaggaagggaaggagaggaaatgaAGGAAGGTAGTTGAAGGGGAGATGAACTGAAAGGAAGGagtgaggaaaggagaaaaggaaggaaggaaagaaggaaggaaggaaagtgagaggaagggaaggagtagGAACGAATGAGATGAAGAGAAGATGAAGTGAAAGGAAGGcgtgaggaaaggagaaaaggaagggaaggaggaaaagaaagaaggaagaaaggaaagtgagaggaaggagaggagaggaaacgaAGGAAGGTAGATGAagggaagatgaaatgaaaggaaggcagagaggaaaggagaaaaggaagggaaggaaggaaggaaaaaggagaaggagaagtgaaGGGAAGGCAATTTCCGATTTGTTCTTTTAGGGTATCTTGTAAAGAAGAAACAGGATTTTAGGGACACCACCATCCGGTGACACAACTTTCCACTTAAAACAAAGCACCCCTGAGTTTTCTCCTTAAAAGGTAGCGCATCTCTACGGTGTAAAACCACACCAACAACTCCCGTGTGCCTCACTTCCATTTCCTCCACCGGCTGTGAGCCAGCTTACCAAGTTACCCCAGCCGAAGAAGACCTGAATCTCCAGGGCATTTCTCTTCCACCCACCCCTCAAGACCCCCAGTTAGATTATCCTTTGGGATTAGTtgtgtgggggaggggcagggggagAAATTTGGACCCTGCAGAGCCAACATCCGGCTCCTACTTTCATTTAGACAAATTTCTCCTTTGCCTGTTTTGCagggcaaaaaaaggaaaaagaaaagagggtttAACCCAACGCAGCCAATCGACGTGCTCAGGAGATGGCAAAGTGGTTTCCGCTGAAGATCAGAGACAATTTCGGGGTGTCAGGATTGGCAGGTTAGCGGGAAGGTCCCTCCCAGCAAAGATGCTTCACAGCCCTGGAGGGAAAATGTTTAAACTACTTAAAAATGCTCGTTGAGCTCCCTGAGTCCTTCAACCAAGAGATCTCCCTCCATCTGCCATCGGTGAGCCGGGTAAGTCAATTGCTCCCTGCAGGATCCGTGCAGCCAACATCGGCTGGGAGTAGAAAGCTTGAGCAGCTAGTTTTCTACACCCGGGGAATCCTAGaagctttttaattatttatattttttttgcaagggGCAGAAGGTGACTGGgaaaaaaccaggggtgaaatccagcaggttctaacaggttctggcaaaccggtagcggaaattttgagtagtttgcagaactggcaaataccacctctggctggccccagagtgggatgggaatggagattttgcagtatccttcccctggagtggggtaggaatggagattttgcaatatccttcccttgccacgcccaccaagccatgcccacagaaccggtagggaaaaattttggatttcattcCTGGAAAAAACCTTGGGcagtgagttggactagatgacctatgaaGTCCTTTCCatctcttctgttattctgttattaaaacaaatgaaaacagaGGATGCCAAATGTTTGGAACAAATTCGCAGGATTGATTTGTTTGAGGAGGCGGTCGATGGTTGAGGCACGTTTCattcttgttttaaaaattaaaaatgagttGGGATAATGATGGAGCTGAAAAGTC comes from Ahaetulla prasina isolate Xishuangbanna chromosome 17, ASM2864084v1, whole genome shotgun sequence and encodes:
- the LOC131186799 gene encoding uncharacterized protein LOC131186799, with protein sequence KKKKKKKKKKKKKKKKKKKKKKKKERKKEGGKEEGGRRKERKKER